In the genome of Thermoanaerobaculia bacterium, one region contains:
- a CDS encoding serine/threonine protein kinase: MSPLPPGSLDPALGSSVLPPGCRIGGHYRVLDRLGRPGGFGQTYRALDERLRREVAIKEYFPRELVSRAGEDPLVRPLGASESAQFEFGKLRFLEEGRTLARISHPRVVRVLELFEENRTAYLVMEYHRGANLAEVAALSGGRLDEEIVRTLLLEILDGLEAVHRQGVLHCDIKPSNLYLTGTGVPLLLDFGAARRDFGERTATLDGILSPGYAPFELFQERGRLGAWTDVYGVAATAVALLTGERPPSAADRIAADPLRAAGPLTLRLPPGLRAPLVAALAVRPEERTASAERFRAGLHAAEGATPAPVAQLASLAQESMARLDADAEVATGSSTTTISRPSARRRRARSRRWLVAALLSVVAGAAIWTAWYLRLAGANPPFPAPAAVPAPVARENASVGATAPLPSGEVLFEVVPFGELVELRDATGRELLGAAPIALPARLRLPTGDWTAVLRYPVSGELAALPLRVVAGEALRLEHRFARLEARAYFEATGW; encoded by the coding sequence ATGAGTCCTTTGCCCCCGGGTTCCCTCGATCCAGCCCTCGGTTCGTCGGTGCTGCCGCCGGGTTGCCGGATCGGCGGACACTATCGTGTTCTCGATCGGCTCGGCCGTCCCGGCGGCTTCGGCCAGACCTATCGCGCGCTCGACGAGCGCCTGCGCCGGGAGGTCGCGATCAAGGAGTACTTCCCGCGCGAGCTGGTGAGTCGCGCCGGCGAGGACCCGCTCGTGCGCCCTCTCGGTGCGAGCGAGAGCGCCCAGTTCGAATTCGGCAAGCTGCGATTCCTCGAGGAGGGGCGCACGCTCGCCCGCATCAGTCATCCGCGCGTCGTGCGGGTGCTCGAGCTCTTCGAGGAGAACCGTACCGCCTATCTCGTCATGGAGTACCACCGCGGCGCGAATCTCGCCGAAGTGGCGGCTCTCTCCGGTGGACGCCTGGACGAGGAGATCGTCCGGACGCTCCTGCTCGAGATCCTGGACGGCCTGGAGGCGGTGCATCGTCAGGGCGTGCTGCACTGCGACATCAAGCCCTCCAATCTCTATCTGACCGGGACGGGAGTGCCGCTGCTGCTCGACTTCGGCGCGGCGCGGCGCGACTTCGGCGAGCGCACGGCGACACTCGACGGCATTCTCTCGCCCGGCTACGCGCCGTTCGAGCTCTTCCAGGAGCGCGGGCGCCTCGGCGCCTGGACGGACGTCTACGGTGTCGCCGCGACCGCCGTGGCGCTGCTCACCGGCGAGCGTCCGCCGAGCGCCGCGGACCGGATCGCCGCCGATCCGTTGCGTGCCGCAGGACCGCTCACCCTGCGCCTCCCGCCGGGGCTGCGGGCACCCCTCGTCGCGGCGCTCGCCGTGCGGCCGGAGGAGCGCACCGCGAGCGCGGAGCGATTTCGCGCCGGGCTGCACGCCGCGGAGGGCGCCACGCCGGCGCCAGTCGCGCAGCTCGCCTCCCTCGCGCAGGAGTCCATGGCGCGTCTCGACGCTGACGCCGAGGTCGCGACGGGGAGCTCGACCACGACGATCTCGCGGCCCTCCGCGCGCCGTCGACGCGCGCGGTCGAGGCGATGGCTCGTCGCGGCGCTGCTCAGCGTCGTCGCGGGGGCGGCGATCTGGACGGCCTGGTACCTGCGCCTCGCTGGCGCGAATCCGCCCTTTCCGGCGCCTGCTGCGGTTCCTGCGCCAGTGGCCCGCGAGAATGCCTCCGTTGGGGCGACGGCGCCGCTTCCATCCGGCGAGGTGCTGTTCGAAGTCGTTCCGTTCGGGGAGCTCGTCGAGCTGCGCGACGCCACCGGTCGCGAGCTCCTGGGCGCCGCTCCCATAGCGCTGCCGGCGCGTCTGCGGCTGCCGACCGGCGACTGGACTGCGGTCCTGCGCTATCCGGTCTCCGGAGAGCTGGCGGCGCTGCCGTTGCGGGTCGTCGCCGGCGAGGCGCTGCGGCTCGAGCACCGTTTCGCGCGTCTCGAAGCGCGCGCCTACTTCGAGGCCACGGGATGGTGA